The following proteins come from a genomic window of Bradyrhizobium paxllaeri:
- a CDS encoding xanthine dehydrogenase family protein molybdopterin-binding subunit, whose product MDKLVLKEQIADETAMSRRAFLQGTGLLLGFAVTGASTESVFAVPASQVVENEVTGTFAPNGFIRINPTGAVTLIIPMIEMGQGVYTSLSMLLAEELEVKLDQIQVQHAPPNHALYANSIIGIQNTGGSASVRAFWTPLRQAGAVGRNLLIAAAAKRWNVDPATCRAKDGVVFDASGSKHLSYGELAKAAAKLPVPPAANVKLKDPKDFTLIGTRAKRVDSEIKVDGRALYGIDTRLPGMKVAAVAISPVLGGKAKTVDEKAAVTVKGVRQVVNIDEAVAVVADHTGAAKKGLEAAAITWDDGLNGKVSNAGIVKQLEEESKKPGAVARNDGDARKALAEAAQRVDAIYQVPFLAHAAMEPMNCTVHLQKDRCDIWVGTQAPTITQSLVAELTGLPKDAIKIHNHLIGGGFGRRLEADGTVLAVKIAKHVHGPVKVIWSREEDIQHDMYRPYYLDRLSAGLDAAGKPVAWTHRIAGSSVMARYYPPYFKDGLDPDAVEAAEKPPYALPNILVDFVRVEPPGVRTSWWRGVGPTHNVFVVESFMDELAHAAKQDPVAYRKELLGHNPRALAVLSLAAEKAGWGSPPPSRHGRGISVQFAYGSYVSQVAEVEVAADGSVKVKRIVCAIDCGMYVNPDTIEAQVQGGTLFGLTAALHGSITFKDGRVEQSNFDTYLPMRIDEVPLVETHLIKNAEAPGGVGEAPTAIVSAAVTNAIFAATGKRVRSLPIDTNSLKSSS is encoded by the coding sequence ATGGATAAGCTCGTTCTGAAAGAGCAGATTGCCGATGAAACAGCGATGTCGCGGCGCGCCTTTCTTCAGGGCACGGGTTTGCTGCTTGGTTTTGCGGTGACCGGTGCAAGCACGGAGTCCGTCTTCGCGGTGCCTGCTTCGCAGGTGGTCGAAAACGAGGTCACGGGTACTTTCGCGCCGAACGGATTTATACGGATCAATCCGACCGGCGCCGTGACCCTGATCATTCCGATGATCGAGATGGGACAGGGCGTTTACACGTCGCTCTCGATGCTTCTCGCTGAAGAACTGGAAGTGAAGCTTGACCAGATTCAGGTTCAGCATGCGCCGCCAAATCATGCGCTTTACGCCAACTCTATCATAGGCATTCAAAATACAGGTGGTTCCGCCTCTGTCCGCGCCTTCTGGACGCCGCTGCGTCAGGCAGGGGCGGTGGGTCGTAATCTGCTGATTGCGGCAGCCGCAAAGCGCTGGAACGTCGATCCAGCGACTTGCCGCGCCAAGGACGGCGTCGTGTTCGATGCATCAGGCTCGAAGCATCTGAGCTACGGCGAACTGGCGAAGGCCGCGGCGAAATTGCCTGTGCCGCCTGCGGCAAACGTCAAATTGAAGGATCCGAAGGATTTCACCCTGATCGGCACGCGTGCCAAGCGCGTGGATTCAGAGATAAAGGTCGATGGGCGCGCGCTCTACGGCATCGATACGCGGCTGCCGGGTATGAAGGTTGCAGCGGTTGCTATTTCGCCCGTGCTCGGTGGCAAAGCGAAAACGGTGGACGAGAAGGCCGCGGTGACGGTGAAGGGCGTCCGGCAGGTGGTCAATATCGATGAAGCTGTTGCCGTGGTGGCGGATCATACGGGTGCGGCGAAGAAGGGGCTCGAGGCCGCCGCCATCACGTGGGACGACGGGCTGAACGGCAAGGTCAGCAACGCCGGTATCGTCAAGCAATTGGAGGAGGAATCCAAAAAGCCGGGCGCAGTTGCTCGTAACGATGGCGATGCACGGAAGGCTCTTGCGGAGGCGGCGCAACGGGTTGACGCTATCTATCAGGTGCCTTTCCTGGCCCATGCGGCGATGGAGCCGATGAACTGCACCGTTCATCTGCAGAAGGATCGTTGCGACATCTGGGTCGGGACACAGGCGCCTACGATCACGCAGTCTCTGGTAGCCGAACTCACCGGCCTGCCAAAGGATGCGATCAAAATTCACAATCATCTGATTGGCGGTGGCTTCGGCCGAAGGCTGGAGGCCGATGGCACGGTGCTGGCCGTCAAGATCGCCAAGCACGTCCATGGCCCGGTGAAGGTGATCTGGAGCCGCGAGGAAGACATCCAGCACGATATGTATCGGCCGTACTATCTCGATCGGCTCTCGGCCGGACTTGACGCGGCCGGCAAGCCGGTTGCCTGGACGCATCGCATCGCCGGCTCCTCAGTCATGGCTCGCTATTATCCCCCTTACTTCAAGGACGGATTGGACCCCGATGCCGTAGAGGCGGCGGAGAAACCGCCCTATGCGCTGCCGAATATCCTCGTCGACTTTGTCCGGGTCGAGCCCCCTGGTGTCCGGACGTCTTGGTGGCGCGGCGTCGGACCGACTCACAATGTTTTTGTGGTCGAAAGTTTCATGGATGAGCTCGCTCATGCCGCGAAGCAGGATCCTGTCGCTTATCGAAAGGAATTGCTTGGCCACAATCCGCGAGCGCTTGCTGTTCTGTCGCTTGCTGCAGAAAAAGCAGGGTGGGGATCGCCACCTCCCTCACGGCATGGCCGCGGGATTTCGGTACAATTCGCATACGGAAGTTACGTGTCGCAGGTCGCCGAGGTCGAAGTGGCGGCCGATGGCTCTGTCAAAGTCAAGCGGATCGTCTGTGCGATTGATTGCGGCATGTACGTCAATCCCGATACGATCGAAGCACAGGTTCAGGGTGGAACGCTTTTCGGGCTGACCGCCGCGCTCCATGGCTCGATCACCTTCAAGGATGGACGCGTCGAGCAGAGCAATTTCGACACGTATCTGCCGATGCGTATCGACGAGGTGCCGCTGGTGGAGACGCACCTGATCAAGAACGCAGAAGCTCCAGGTGGCGTTGGTGAAGCTCCGACAGCTATTGTCAGTGCGGCGGTCACCAATGCGATCTTCGCCGCGACCGGCAAGCGTGTGCGCAGCCTGCCAATCGATACAAATTCGCTGAAGTCGTCGTCTTAG
- a CDS encoding GMC family oxidoreductase: MSQEGYDIVIVGAGAAGCVVASYLAEHTNASIALIEAGDMDRDPFIHIPAGFANILVHDRHVWKYETVPQHGTKRAYRSGKVLGGGSSINAMCYVRGQIRDFAAWQDAVGDTGKWSYEDLLPVFMAQERNDTFHDEYHGINGGLAVQLPKGINELNQYCLKAFQEYGIPYNPDYNGESQIGVSPVQSTVGNQRRCSAVDAYLRPHLASGRVTLLTGKTVVRILIENKRAVGIELKDNGLERIMAGEVVLSAGSVHSPKILMHSGIGPAEHLRQRDIAVIVDSPEVGENLQDHPMVPVRAYVEGDLGYQAAAQGLGTVKAGLRYLITKDGPASGNGIETVTHWNPSDFSAEPTIQCYHAPIVLNEQLGPAGDRSGVTFELVVLQPRSRGWVRLADSDPTSMPLINPNFIGEEEDLKAAVESVRAIRKVMAQESLASVIEEEMDPGPHIQSDAEIGEWVKRVVTTMWHPVGTCRMGQDARAVVDARLRVRGVDGLRVIDASIMPNITSGNTNAPTQALARHATAMLVEDLKRT; this comes from the coding sequence ATGTCTCAAGAGGGGTACGACATTGTCATTGTTGGCGCAGGCGCGGCCGGCTGCGTCGTCGCGAGTTATCTCGCCGAACACACCAATGCGTCGATCGCGCTGATCGAAGCGGGCGACATGGATCGCGATCCGTTCATCCACATTCCCGCCGGCTTCGCCAATATACTGGTCCACGACCGGCATGTCTGGAAATACGAGACGGTTCCCCAGCACGGCACCAAGCGAGCATATCGCTCAGGCAAGGTGCTCGGCGGCGGCTCCTCGATCAACGCGATGTGCTACGTCCGTGGTCAGATACGCGACTTCGCCGCGTGGCAAGACGCGGTCGGCGACACCGGCAAATGGTCGTATGAAGACCTGCTTCCCGTCTTCATGGCGCAGGAACGCAACGACACCTTCCATGACGAATATCACGGCATCAATGGTGGTCTGGCGGTCCAGTTGCCCAAGGGCATCAACGAGCTGAACCAATATTGCCTCAAGGCCTTCCAGGAATATGGGATTCCCTATAATCCCGACTATAACGGCGAGAGCCAGATCGGCGTTTCGCCGGTGCAGTCGACGGTCGGAAATCAGCGCCGGTGCAGCGCGGTCGACGCTTATCTGCGTCCGCACCTCGCCTCAGGCCGCGTCACGCTTCTCACTGGCAAGACCGTCGTTCGGATTCTTATCGAAAACAAGCGGGCTGTCGGCATCGAGCTGAAGGACAACGGCCTCGAGAGGATCATGGCCGGCGAGGTCGTGCTGTCGGCCGGGTCCGTCCATAGCCCGAAGATCCTCATGCACTCGGGCATTGGACCGGCCGAGCACCTTCGCCAGCGCGACATCGCGGTGATCGTCGATTCTCCGGAGGTGGGCGAAAATCTCCAGGACCACCCGATGGTACCGGTCCGTGCCTACGTAGAGGGCGATCTTGGCTATCAGGCGGCCGCGCAGGGCCTCGGCACCGTGAAGGCGGGCCTGCGTTATCTCATCACCAAGGATGGCCCGGCGTCGGGCAACGGCATCGAGACGGTTACCCACTGGAATCCATCCGACTTCTCCGCCGAACCCACGATCCAATGCTATCACGCTCCCATCGTCTTGAACGAGCAACTCGGCCCGGCGGGCGACCGCTCGGGCGTCACCTTCGAACTCGTGGTGCTTCAGCCCAGGAGCCGTGGCTGGGTGCGGCTGGCCGACAGCGACCCGACGTCGATGCCTCTGATCAACCCGAACTTCATCGGTGAGGAGGAAGACTTGAAGGCCGCGGTGGAATCGGTACGCGCGATCCGCAAGGTCATGGCCCAGGAGTCGTTGGCGTCGGTGATCGAGGAAGAGATGGATCCCGGCCCGCATATCCAGTCGGACGCGGAGATCGGCGAATGGGTGAAGCGTGTCGTGACGACGATGTGGCACCCGGTCGGAACGTGCCGGATGGGCCAGGATGCGCGAGCGGTGGTTGACGCAAGGCTCAGGGTCCGCGGGGTCGACGGCCTCCGGGTGATCGACGCCTCGATCATGCCGAACATCACCAGCGGCAATACCAACGCCCCGACCCAGGCGCTCGCGCGCCACGCCACGGCGATGCTGGTCGAGGATCTGAAGCGGACCTAG
- a CDS encoding (2Fe-2S)-binding protein: MAFTLKINGTPHQVDVDGDIPLLWVLRDVLGMTGTKFGCGQALCGACTVHVGGQPVRSCQTPLDSVGDSAITTIEAIGQAPQGAALQKAWLELEVVQCGYCQSGQIMSAAALLKDTPKPTDDDIDAAMSGNVCRCGTYQRIRAAIKHAAGVLNHG, translated from the coding sequence ATGGCTTTCACATTAAAGATCAACGGCACACCCCATCAGGTCGATGTCGACGGCGACATCCCGCTTTTGTGGGTGCTGCGCGACGTGCTCGGCATGACCGGGACCAAGTTCGGCTGCGGCCAGGCGCTCTGCGGCGCTTGCACTGTGCATGTCGGCGGTCAGCCTGTCCGCTCCTGCCAGACGCCGCTCGACAGCGTCGGCGACAGCGCGATCACCACGATCGAGGCGATCGGCCAGGCGCCGCAGGGCGCGGCCTTGCAGAAGGCGTGGCTGGAGCTGGAGGTGGTGCAGTGCGGCTACTGCCAGTCCGGCCAGATCATGTCGGCGGCGGCGCTCCTGAAGGACACGCCGAAGCCGACGGATGACGACATCGACGCCGCCATGTCGGGGAATGTCTGCCGATGCGGCACCTATCAGCGCATCCGCGCTGCGATCAAGCACGCTGCGGGAGTTTTAAATCATGGATAA
- a CDS encoding AraC family transcriptional regulator, with amino-acid sequence MQALDIDVIALTEILVPHGHRVEMGMIDAPGIHYNLSGVGRISINGGPEMPLSPHLLIIVPPNTPFAIEVDGGSGPPKLISRDCWTRQDGILRVAVPNEKPEIVQVCGFFNASFGQSVRLFGELSEPVIEQFEPADKIDLKLREAMDELLQQEVGVGAMTASLLKQIVVSLVRRSLRSSQRWTERFSILSDRQVTRAFADMVARPGAAHSVQSLAHSAGLSRSAFMARFSDIFGQSPMVVLRDLRMRQAAINLTTTTMSIDVIAHNAGYESRSSFVRAFRKAYNRDPSDYRRIAKEGKAQKGKHPKPSV; translated from the coding sequence ATGCAGGCGCTCGACATCGATGTCATCGCGCTGACTGAGATTCTGGTGCCGCACGGTCATCGAGTCGAAATGGGAATGATTGACGCACCCGGGATCCACTACAACTTGAGTGGCGTGGGTCGCATATCGATCAACGGCGGACCCGAGATGCCGTTGAGCCCTCATTTGCTCATCATCGTGCCGCCAAACACTCCGTTCGCGATCGAGGTCGACGGTGGAAGTGGCCCACCGAAGCTCATTTCGAGAGACTGCTGGACTCGTCAAGACGGCATCCTCCGCGTCGCAGTGCCGAATGAGAAACCCGAAATCGTTCAGGTATGCGGCTTTTTTAATGCATCCTTTGGTCAGTCTGTGAGGTTGTTCGGAGAACTCAGCGAACCAGTGATCGAGCAGTTCGAGCCGGCGGACAAGATCGATCTGAAGCTTCGCGAGGCTATGGACGAGTTGCTGCAGCAAGAGGTCGGCGTTGGAGCCATGACAGCGTCTCTGCTCAAGCAAATCGTTGTCTCATTGGTGCGACGGTCCCTCAGGTCATCCCAGCGTTGGACTGAGCGATTCTCGATACTTTCCGACAGGCAGGTCACTCGTGCTTTTGCAGATATGGTGGCGCGGCCAGGAGCCGCCCATTCAGTTCAAAGCTTGGCACATAGTGCAGGATTGAGTCGTTCGGCGTTCATGGCGCGATTCTCGGACATCTTTGGACAATCCCCGATGGTCGTCTTGCGAGACTTGAGAATGCGCCAGGCTGCGATCAATTTGACGACAACGACGATGTCGATCGACGTCATTGCTCATAATGCGGGGTACGAGAGCCGTTCAAGTTTTGTGCGAGCTTTTCGAAAGGCGTACAATCGAGATCCCAGCGACTATCGGCGGATAGCCAAGGAGGGCAAAGCCCAGAAGGGTAAGCACCCTAAACCGAGTGTCTGA
- a CDS encoding LysR family transcriptional regulator, producing the protein MSVSFKTLDLNLLKVFDAVMEERSVLRASQKVALSQSAVSHSLARLREMLDDDLFVRTATGMQPTARALTMAPQVRQALRSLEAAVELPTFAPAVSTKPFTLAANDFTTMVLAPPLLKILSREAPSIDLTIKPVTRIDLAEQIDLGRIDVAIGVFSSPPSRFRTALLFEYDDVLIVGRKRKLGRLDKAKLATLPLVVVSFGGEQEGAIGGFIFERGLARRSEMYDRPALERSLSDSDRPPRIAVSLPHFLALPALLVDSELAAIVPRPLARVLEQAHAITTHELPYTTTPVEVRLLWHERVEDEPSHEWLHEVLRRATEELRHRR; encoded by the coding sequence GTGTCCGTTTCCTTCAAGACCCTGGATCTGAATCTGCTCAAAGTATTCGACGCCGTCATGGAAGAGCGCAGCGTGCTGCGGGCCAGCCAGAAGGTCGCGCTGAGTCAGTCCGCCGTAAGCCACTCGCTCGCGCGGCTGCGTGAGATGCTGGACGACGACCTGTTCGTGCGCACTGCCACCGGAATGCAGCCGACGGCCCGCGCGTTGACGATGGCACCGCAGGTTCGCCAGGCGCTGCGATCGCTGGAGGCCGCGGTCGAACTGCCGACCTTCGCTCCGGCGGTCTCGACCAAGCCGTTTACGCTCGCAGCCAACGACTTCACGACGATGGTGCTGGCGCCGCCACTCCTGAAGATCTTGAGCCGGGAGGCTCCGTCGATCGACCTCACCATCAAGCCGGTGACGCGGATCGATCTTGCCGAGCAAATCGACCTCGGCCGCATCGACGTCGCGATCGGCGTGTTCTCGTCTCCGCCGAGCCGCTTCCGCACGGCGCTGCTGTTCGAATATGACGATGTGCTGATCGTTGGCAGAAAGCGCAAGCTTGGCCGGCTCGACAAGGCAAAGCTCGCGACCTTGCCGCTGGTCGTCGTGTCCTTTGGCGGCGAGCAGGAGGGCGCGATCGGCGGTTTCATCTTCGAGCGCGGACTTGCCAGACGCTCGGAGATGTACGATCGCCCCGCGCTCGAACGGTCGCTGTCCGACAGCGACCGGCCGCCACGGATCGCGGTCTCGCTGCCGCATTTCCTTGCCCTGCCCGCGCTGCTGGTCGATTCCGAGCTGGCGGCTATCGTTCCGCGACCCCTGGCGCGTGTGCTCGAACAAGCGCATGCGATCACGACCCATGAACTGCCCTACACCACGACGCCCGTGGAGGTTCGGCTGCTCTGGCACGAACGCGTCGAGGACGAACCCTCGCACGAATGGCTTCACGAGGTGCTCCGGCGCGCCACCGAAGAGCTGAGGCACAGGCGTTAG
- a CDS encoding Dps family protein — protein MSLEDARKRREAPLDTPSNLGSNATKDISAALTVLLADVFALYVKTKNFHWHISGPHFRDYHLLLDEQAEQIFAMTDEIAERARKIGGTTIRSIGHIARVKHIEDNDTDFVTPEGMLAELKEDNFALTQRMRQTHNVCDEHGDVATASLIENWIDEAERRTWFLFEATRRA, from the coding sequence ATGAGTCTAGAAGACGCGAGAAAGCGCCGCGAGGCACCGCTCGACACGCCGAGCAATCTCGGCTCCAATGCCACCAAGGATATTTCGGCCGCCCTCACTGTGCTTCTGGCGGACGTATTCGCGCTTTATGTCAAGACCAAGAACTTCCATTGGCACATATCGGGCCCGCATTTCCGGGATTATCACCTCCTTCTCGACGAGCAGGCCGAGCAGATCTTCGCGATGACGGATGAAATCGCCGAAAGAGCCCGCAAGATCGGCGGCACAACGATTCGCTCGATCGGCCACATCGCCAGGGTGAAGCATATCGAGGACAATGATACGGATTTTGTTACACCCGAAGGCATGCTGGCCGAGCTGAAGGAAGACAACTTTGCGCTCACCCAGCGCATGCGGCAGACTCACAATGTCTGCGACGAACATGGCGATGTCGCCACGGCCAGCCTGATCGAAAACTGGATCGACGAGGCAGAGCGCCGCACGTGGTTCCTGTTCGAAGCGACTAGGAGAGCTTAA
- a CDS encoding DUF3095 family protein — protein sequence MTVDCSSELADVIDARLEEAQRRGACLFGTHRQLAANLTCFVRSPTQANHVHFVEHCGQLEAKCCKQPRYTTNSCFGCARPTHQTLGLGCLPFWALPSLAIRR from the coding sequence ATGACAGTGGACTGCTCGTCTGAACTCGCCGACGTCATAGACGCACGCTTGGAGGAGGCTCAGCGACGAGGCGCATGCCTTTTTGGAACGCATCGACAATTGGCCGCCAATCTTACGTGCTTTGTACGATCGCCCACCCAAGCTAATCACGTGCACTTCGTTGAACACTGCGGTCAACTTGAAGCGAAATGTTGCAAGCAGCCCCGATACACAACGAACTCGTGCTTTGGCTGCGCACGTCCAACCCATCAGACACTCGGTTTAGGGTGCTTACCCTTCTGGGCTTTGCCCTCCTTGGCTATCCGCCGATAG
- a CDS encoding isoprenylcysteine carboxyl methyltransferase family protein: MLFLFITAAVVFRVAMLVVSMRNERALRKDGAVEYGERNSRWLALAHIAFYVAASIEGIARAASFDPITIMGLVLYVFGVGMLLVVSHLLGRLWTVKLMIARNHVLVKHPLFRWVRHPNYYLNILPELVGFALVQHAYFTLVVGLAIYAVPLAIRIFQEEKAMREHFPGY, encoded by the coding sequence ATGCTTTTCCTGTTCATCACTGCAGCCGTCGTGTTTCGCGTCGCCATGCTCGTGGTTTCGATGCGGAACGAAAGGGCGCTTCGAAAGGACGGGGCCGTCGAGTACGGCGAGAGGAACTCGCGTTGGCTCGCCTTGGCGCATATCGCCTTCTATGTCGCAGCTTCAATTGAAGGCATCGCCCGTGCGGCCTCTTTCGACCCCATCACCATCATGGGACTAGTTCTCTACGTCTTCGGGGTCGGGATGCTGTTGGTTGTATCGCATCTGCTCGGCCGCCTGTGGACGGTGAAGCTGATGATCGCCCGGAACCATGTGCTGGTGAAACACCCGCTTTTCCGGTGGGTTCGCCACCCGAACTACTATCTCAACATTCTTCCGGAGCTGGTCGGTTTCGCGCTTGTGCAACACGCCTATTTCACTCTCGTGGTCGGGTTGGCGATCTATGCCGTTCCGCTGGCCATACGCATATTTCAGGAGGAAAAGGCGATGCGCGAGCACTTCCCCGGTTACTGA
- a CDS encoding adenylate/guanylate cyclase domain-containing protein, whose translation MIPANKKRPNHPQLAAFALALGIFVIDTLTPFEFAVAVLYVFVVLVSTIGLNRRSVMVAAAGSTVLTILSLVLVHGPRFPDAAILRAAMGLAAIGITTFLALQNISANERLSASQRQRANLARFFAPELVDEVAEMDTPLSLTHHQPAAVLFVDMVGFTAYCARLAPENVIAFLRDLQALLSKCVFSENGYIDKFLGDGLMAVFGAPLPCSTDATNAARGALKILHSIADWNKRRLQSGDEEIRMAVGIHHGPIVQGDIGSESRLELTVVGDTVNIASRVEASCRTLGFDLLVTASFIDALHAEGSGDLARMFADLGRHALRGRAEPIHLYGITWPVSGTDSQR comes from the coding sequence ATGATCCCTGCAAACAAAAAGAGACCTAATCATCCGCAGCTTGCTGCATTCGCGCTGGCTCTCGGCATCTTCGTCATCGATACGCTCACCCCTTTCGAGTTTGCCGTCGCGGTGCTCTATGTTTTCGTCGTGCTGGTTTCGACAATCGGTCTCAACCGTCGTAGCGTCATGGTCGCCGCCGCGGGATCCACAGTGCTGACCATATTGAGCCTGGTGCTGGTGCATGGTCCGAGGTTCCCGGATGCGGCGATCCTCCGAGCTGCCATGGGTCTTGCGGCTATCGGCATTACCACGTTCCTCGCCTTGCAGAATATTTCGGCGAATGAGCGGCTTTCAGCGAGCCAGCGACAGCGTGCGAATCTGGCACGATTCTTTGCACCGGAGCTGGTGGATGAAGTTGCGGAGATGGACACGCCGCTTTCCCTTACCCACCATCAGCCGGCAGCCGTGCTGTTCGTCGACATGGTAGGCTTCACAGCATATTGTGCGAGGCTGGCACCGGAGAATGTGATCGCGTTTCTGCGCGACCTGCAGGCGCTGCTGAGCAAGTGCGTTTTCTCCGAGAATGGCTACATCGACAAATTCCTCGGCGACGGGCTGATGGCGGTGTTCGGTGCGCCGCTGCCGTGCTCGACCGATGCCACCAACGCAGCTCGCGGCGCGCTCAAGATCCTGCACTCGATCGCCGACTGGAATAAGCGACGCCTTCAATCCGGTGATGAGGAGATACGCATGGCTGTCGGAATTCACCACGGTCCGATCGTGCAAGGTGACATCGGCAGCGAAAGCAGGCTCGAACTGACCGTGGTCGGCGATACGGTCAATATCGCCAGCCGAGTCGAAGCGTCCTGCCGCACTCTCGGCTTCGACTTGCTCGTCACAGCCTCATTCATCGATGCGCTCCATGCGGAGGGTAGCGGCGATCTAGCACGGATGTTTGCCGACCTGGGTCGTCATGCGCTGCGTGGTCGCGCCGAGCCGATCCATCTTTACGGGATCACGTGGCCTGTGTCGGGAACTGACTCGCAACGATAG